In Candidatus Promineifilum breve, one genomic interval encodes:
- a CDS encoding ABC transporter ATP-binding protein, protein MALLEVDRVSKSFNAALAAVRDVSLTLARGEILCLLGPSGCGKTTLLRLIAGLEQPDAGRIRFDGRDLAGVPPHERGFGMMFQDFALFPHQNVQQNVAFGLRMQRRPAAAIAERVTEMLELVGLAALADRDIARLSGGEQQRVALARALAPGPALLMLDEPLGALDRALRERLMLDVRDILKRLGMTAVYVTHDQTEAFAVGDRVAVMNAGQVVQIGPPQAVHERPATPFVAQFLGYQNLLPGRVVADGLVETAVGCFRPAGPPAVAGQAVALLIKPVMAAAGRGSAAPECNVINGTVAAVTFRGRFSQVWVMVAGERLLFEEPGDPPYAPGDAIWLTIAPEQLLLYESSPNSGAHS, encoded by the coding sequence ATGGCTCTGCTGGAAGTGGATCGGGTCAGCAAATCTTTCAACGCCGCCTTGGCCGCTGTGCGCGACGTCAGCCTGACGCTGGCGCGCGGCGAAATCCTGTGCCTGCTGGGGCCGTCGGGCTGCGGCAAGACGACGCTGCTGCGCCTCATCGCCGGGCTGGAGCAGCCCGACGCGGGCCGCATCCGCTTCGACGGCCGCGATCTGGCCGGCGTGCCGCCCCACGAACGTGGCTTCGGCATGATGTTCCAGGATTTCGCCCTCTTCCCTCATCAGAACGTGCAACAGAACGTGGCCTTCGGCTTGCGGATGCAGCGTCGTCCAGCGGCGGCCATTGCTGAGCGCGTGACGGAGATGCTGGAACTGGTCGGTCTGGCGGCCCTGGCCGACCGCGACATCGCCCGGCTGTCCGGCGGCGAGCAGCAGCGGGTGGCCCTGGCGCGCGCCCTGGCCCCCGGCCCGGCGTTGCTCATGCTCGATGAACCGCTGGGGGCGCTCGACCGCGCCCTGCGCGAGCGGCTCATGCTCGACGTGCGGGACATCCTCAAGCGGCTGGGAATGACCGCCGTCTACGTCACCCATGACCAGACCGAGGCCTTTGCCGTGGGCGACCGCGTGGCGGTGATGAACGCCGGCCAGGTGGTGCAGATCGGCCCCCCGCAGGCCGTCCATGAGCGGCCGGCAACCCCCTTTGTGGCCCAATTCCTCGGCTATCAGAACCTGCTGCCCGGCCGGGTCGTCGCGGATGGCCTGGTGGAGACGGCCGTCGGTTGCTTCCGCCCCGCCGGCCCGCCCGCGGTCGCCGGGCAGGCGGTGGCGTTGTTGATCAAGCCGGTCATGGCCGCCGCCGGTCGGGGTTCGGCCGCGCCGGAGTGTAACGTCATCAACGGCACTGTGGCCGCCGTCACGTTTCGCGGCCGGTTCTCGCAGGTGTGGGTCATGGTCGCCGGCGAGCGGCTGCTGTTCGAGGAGCCGGGCGATCCCCCCTACGCGCCGGGCGATGCCATCTGGCTCACCATCGCGCCCGAGCAGTTGTTGCTTTATGAATCATCGCCCAATTCCGGCGCGCACTCGTAA
- a CDS encoding site-2 protease family protein, which translates to MLQDFNLTTIIARVIVLLIAFTIHELSHALTADYLGDPTPRHMGRITLNPLKHLDPIGTIMLIVAGFGWAKPVMVNPLNLRGNPRTSMAIVAVAGPLSNVILALLAAIIFRLGLVEFTPNPPSGGASLIGYLMTQFIWINLILAFFNLIPIPPLDGSKILFAILPADLVYRLRPLEQFGFLILMALIFIFPTAIDLLVGAPAGATLSFLIF; encoded by the coding sequence ATGCTTCAAGACTTCAACCTGACGACAATCATTGCCCGCGTCATCGTACTGCTCATCGCCTTCACGATTCACGAACTCTCCCACGCGCTGACGGCCGATTACCTGGGTGACCCAACACCACGCCATATGGGGCGCATTACCCTCAATCCCCTCAAGCATCTTGATCCGATCGGCACCATCATGCTCATCGTCGCCGGGTTCGGCTGGGCCAAGCCGGTTATGGTCAACCCGCTGAACCTGCGGGGCAATCCGCGCACGTCGATGGCGATTGTGGCCGTCGCCGGGCCGCTGTCCAACGTCATCCTGGCCTTGTTGGCGGCGATTATCTTCCGGCTGGGGCTGGTGGAATTCACCCCTAATCCGCCGTCCGGCGGCGCTTCATTGATCGGCTACCTGATGACGCAATTCATCTGGATCAATCTCATCCTGGCCTTTTTCAATTTGATCCCCATCCCGCCGCTGGATGGCTCCAAAATCCTGTTCGCCATCCTGCCCGCCGATCTGGTCTATCGCCTGCGTCCGCTGGAGCAATTCGGCTTTCTCATCCTCATGGCGCTCATCTTTATCTTTCCGACGGCCATCGACTTGCTGGTGGGCGCGCCCGCGGGGGCCACGTTGTCGTTCTTAATCTTCTAA
- a CDS encoding HD domain-containing protein — MGLAYRLRQLWANIAAGPLSAAAGAEVAALLTPAEQDLFHRFNHADQWHSVRVLRMLREAGYNHPDLLVAALLHDVGKTRYPLSAGDRTLIVVGEKLFPARAEAWGRGAADGWRRPFVARARHPEWGAELAAAAGSRPAVVELIDRHQDRPAEIVNETDCLLTYLQWADDRN; from the coding sequence GTGGGTCTAGCCTATCGCTTGCGCCAACTGTGGGCTAATATTGCCGCCGGGCCGCTGTCGGCCGCGGCCGGGGCCGAGGTGGCCGCGCTCCTCACGCCGGCGGAGCAAGACCTCTTCCATCGCTTCAACCATGCCGACCAATGGCATAGTGTCCGGGTACTGCGCATGCTGCGCGAGGCGGGTTATAATCATCCCGACTTGCTGGTCGCCGCGCTGCTCCACGACGTGGGCAAGACGCGCTACCCGCTGTCGGCCGGGGATCGAACGCTCATCGTCGTGGGCGAGAAGCTGTTTCCGGCGCGGGCCGAGGCGTGGGGGCGGGGCGCGGCCGACGGTTGGCGGCGGCCGTTCGTGGCCCGCGCCCGGCATCCCGAATGGGGCGCGGAGTTGGCCGCCGCCGCCGGAAGCCGGCCGGCCGTGGTCGAGTTGATCGACCGTCATCAGGATCGCCCGGCCGAGATAGTCAATGAAACCGACTGCCTGTTGACCTATTTGCAATGGGCGGATGATCGCAATTAG
- a CDS encoding prephenate dehydrogenase encodes MKAQTVTIVGMGRIGIAIARALRASAAGLTIVGHDRYRELVQKAKDEWGAIDKAEWNLVAAASVADILVLAVPLAELETTLSVIGGEVQPHTLVLDLSVNKTRSQKWAEQHLRHGHFVGVVPVLSVAHLNDGRDGPEAAPADLFHNSIFCLMPSVSADPHAVETAVNFGRLLGATPYFLDPAEYDGLAGGIETLPGLAAAALFSAVQKSTGWRDMLRFANTTFALATQPLLYGTDITGLALNDKAATLRWLDAYLQELTDLRRLIHSGDREMIDLTLGNLLIQRERWLRERGENEWAEGIDVQIDRPTVSDQFLGGWLGGKLKKGKGDE; translated from the coding sequence ATGAAGGCGCAAACCGTGACGATCGTGGGCATGGGGCGGATCGGTATCGCCATTGCCCGTGCCTTGCGGGCTTCGGCCGCCGGCCTGACCATCGTCGGCCACGACCGCTATCGCGAGCTGGTGCAGAAGGCCAAGGATGAGTGGGGGGCCATCGACAAGGCCGAGTGGAACCTGGTCGCCGCCGCGTCGGTGGCCGACATCCTGGTGCTGGCCGTGCCCCTGGCTGAGTTGGAAACGACCCTCAGCGTCATCGGCGGCGAGGTGCAGCCCCATACGCTGGTGCTCGATCTGTCGGTCAACAAGACCCGCAGCCAGAAATGGGCGGAGCAACACCTGCGCCACGGCCATTTCGTCGGCGTTGTGCCCGTCCTGTCGGTGGCCCACCTCAATGACGGCCGCGACGGGCCGGAGGCGGCCCCGGCCGATCTGTTCCACAACAGCATCTTCTGCCTGATGCCCTCCGTGTCGGCCGATCCCCACGCGGTGGAGACGGCGGTCAACTTCGGCCGCCTGTTGGGGGCCACGCCCTATTTCCTCGACCCGGCCGAATATGACGGCCTGGCCGGGGGCATCGAGACGCTGCCCGGGCTGGCCGCGGCGGCGCTGTTCTCCGCCGTGCAGAAATCGACCGGCTGGCGCGATATGTTGCGCTTTGCCAACACCACGTTTGCCTTGGCGACCCAGCCGCTGCTATATGGTACCGACATCACCGGGCTGGCGCTGAACGACAAGGCGGCCACGCTGCGCTGGCTGGATGCCTATCTGCAAGAACTGACCGACCTGCGCCGTCTCATCCACAGCGGCGACCGCGAGATGATCGATCTGACCCTGGGGAATCTGCTTATCCAGCGCGAGCGCTGGCTGCGCGAGCGAGGCGAGAATGAGTGGGCCGAGGGCATCGATGTCCAGATCGACCGGCCGACGGTGAGCGATCAGTTCCTCGGCGGCTGGTTGGGCGGCAAGCTGAAAAAAGGCAAGGGGGATGAGTAG
- a CDS encoding glycosyltransferase family 4 protein, which produces MRVLMIAPTSFFSDYGGHIRILEEIRALGDRGLEVAVVTYYKGNDVAGIDIRRTAPLPWHTDYEVGSSRHKIAFDAYLAGQALREFRRFRPDVIHGHMHEGALIGGLLGRLFNVPLVFDYQGSLTAEMVDHHFLNPRGPLYPWAYRVEGSITRRLPQAILASSGQAVALLRDKFHVPAERIHALPDCADTVQFDPALFPFAPGDHPLRRQLGLAEDTVVVGYLGLLTDYQGIPHLIESAVELKRRGENVHFLIMGYPNVDRYQIIAGWRGVADVMTFTGRVPFVDAPYHLAACDIAVAPKMSTSEGSGKLLNYMAMALPIVAYDTAVNREYLAELGVYAQSGDVGSFTEAIAGLLPDPEERARLGRQLRRRAAEHFSWPAAAERIEKIYQSLDNKSHSL; this is translated from the coding sequence TTGCGCGTTTTGATGATTGCGCCCACGTCTTTTTTCAGTGACTACGGCGGCCACATTCGTATCCTGGAGGAGATTCGGGCGCTGGGCGACAGGGGGCTGGAGGTGGCCGTCGTTACCTATTATAAGGGCAACGACGTGGCGGGCATCGATATTCGCCGCACCGCGCCACTGCCCTGGCACACCGACTACGAGGTCGGCTCGTCGCGCCACAAGATCGCCTTTGACGCCTATCTGGCCGGGCAGGCGCTGCGCGAGTTCCGCCGCTTCCGGCCCGACGTCATCCACGGCCACATGCACGAAGGGGCGCTCATCGGTGGCCTGCTGGGGCGGCTGTTCAACGTGCCGCTGGTCTTCGACTATCAGGGCAGCCTGACGGCCGAGATGGTCGACCACCATTTCCTGAACCCGCGCGGCCCGCTCTACCCCTGGGCCTATCGTGTGGAAGGGAGCATCACCCGCCGGCTGCCGCAGGCCATCCTCGCCAGTTCCGGGCAGGCCGTGGCCCTGCTGCGCGACAAGTTCCACGTGCCGGCCGAGCGCATCCATGCATTGCCCGATTGCGCCGACACGGTTCAGTTTGACCCGGCGCTATTCCCTTTTGCGCCGGGCGACCACCCGTTGCGGCGGCAACTGGGCCTGGCCGAGGACACGGTTGTGGTCGGCTATCTGGGCTTGCTGACCGACTATCAGGGCATCCCCCACCTGATCGAGTCGGCGGTGGAGTTGAAGCGGCGCGGCGAAAACGTCCACTTCCTGATCATGGGCTACCCCAACGTGGATCGCTACCAGATCATTGCCGGCTGGCGCGGCGTGGCCGACGTGATGACCTTCACCGGCCGAGTGCCCTTCGTGGATGCACCCTACCATCTGGCGGCCTGCGATATCGCCGTCGCGCCCAAGATGTCGACCAGCGAGGGCAGCGGCAAGCTGCTCAATTACATGGCGATGGCGCTGCCTATCGTGGCCTATGATACGGCCGTTAACCGCGAATACCTGGCCGAGCTGGGCGTCTATGCCCAATCCGGCGACGTCGGCTCGTTCACCGAGGCCATCGCCGGGCTGCTGCCTGACCCGGAGGAACGCGCCCGGTTGGGCCGGCAATTGCGCCGCCGCGCCGCCGAGCATTTCAGTTGGCCGGCCGCCGCCGAACGCATCGAGAAAATCTACCAATCGCTTGACAATAAAAGCCATTCGTTATAA
- the rpoB gene encoding DNA-directed RNA polymerase subunit beta, whose translation MSTIYTKSYARTTKPMELPTLIDVQLRSFEQFTSEGLAELFDEISPIESFNGDLKLYFPSKRKEVEEFNLSYWFGEPKYNVEECVERDMSYAAPLYVRVMLYSTDLDQPIEQDIFMGDFPLMTSAGTFIINGTERVVVSQLIRSPGAYFEVEEERTTGRPLAMGKLIPDRGAWMEFETRKTDYLTVKFNRKRTVPVTLFLRAMAAIPDGLGKPLIKEGTDEELLSLFADVDTNGEHLYIQGSIEQEPHWDEEKPIPEQALIEFYKRMRPGDPPTLDNASQYLQEQLYDSRRYDLAAVGRYKLNKRLNLQNDVPLTHRTITQQDIVNFVRHMILINNGLEGPDDIDHLGNRRVKTVGELIQAKLRVGLRRMERVVRERMSIRENDNVTPVALINIRPVVAAIREFFGSSQLSQFMEQANPLAELTHKRTLSALGPGGLRRERAGFEVRDVHHSHYGRICPIETPEGPNIGLIGRLATYGRVNKYGFIETPYRRVMNKLPVGESLINHDVFANVTDPATGEIIVPQGETVTAELVKGLAAANITEVQVKPFLTDEVIYMSADEEDHYTIAQANAKIDERGQFAAARVSSRRNQQFRFTSVQRVDFMDVAPRQIVGVSAALIPFLEHDDANRALMGSNMQRQAVPLLQPDVPIVSTGMELQAALNSGQVVLADQPGEVVSVSGDKIVVIGENGPRVYGLRKYNRSNQSTCIDQHPVVYRGQRVQVGDILADSSSTHNGELALGQDVVVAFLSWEGGNFEDAILVSEAMVRKDRFTSIHIEKHEVEARDTKLGPEEITYDIPNVSEDALKDLDERGIIRVGADVNENDILVGKITPKGEKELSPEEKLLRAIFGDKAREVKDSSLRLPNGARGKVVDVQVFDRQHDRDLPAGVETMVRVSVAQRRKISEGDKMAGRHGNKGVISKIVPIEDMPYLDDGRSIDIILSPLGVPGRMNIGQVLETHLGWAAHRLGFRAITPVFDGATELEIAAELGRAWLIDHAWDIASEWSWDWLAEIKYDTSTLVDQDHARRMFIVAWLSDLGYDPMQLETDEAYARRAAAREWLRGREWNPDHIFPDDPQDVIKARWQGYDTVAIEACVREWYAAVLEKQGDLLPDMVKVDPATAELDQLIALSNEIAVHTHIPLPTMGKERLFDGKSGRPFDQPVTVGVLHMMKLAHLVEDKAHARSTGPYSLVTQQPLGGKAQFGGQRFGEMEVWALEAYGAAHTLQEMLTVKSDDTQGRVKTYEAIVKNEPIEEPGVPASFRVLVKELQSLGLAVEAVTEGGEVVRFGKEDDKRTSRKWAQDDFMSMARSNR comes from the coding sequence ATGTCCACTATTTATACGAAAAGCTATGCCCGAACGACAAAACCGATGGAACTGCCGACGTTGATCGACGTGCAATTGCGCTCGTTCGAGCAGTTCACCAGCGAGGGTTTGGCCGAGCTTTTTGACGAGATTTCGCCTATTGAAAGTTTCAACGGCGATCTGAAGCTCTATTTCCCCAGCAAGCGCAAGGAAGTTGAAGAGTTCAATCTGTCCTATTGGTTTGGCGAGCCGAAGTACAACGTCGAGGAGTGTGTCGAGCGCGACATGAGCTATGCCGCGCCGCTCTACGTGCGCGTCATGCTCTACAGCACTGACCTCGACCAGCCCATCGAACAAGATATTTTCATGGGCGATTTCCCGCTGATGACCTCGGCCGGCACGTTCATCATCAACGGCACCGAGCGCGTTGTCGTCAGCCAGTTGATCCGCTCTCCCGGCGCCTACTTCGAGGTCGAGGAAGAGCGCACCACCGGCCGGCCGCTGGCGATGGGCAAGCTCATCCCCGACCGCGGCGCGTGGATGGAGTTCGAGACACGTAAGACGGACTATCTGACCGTCAAGTTCAACCGCAAGCGCACCGTGCCGGTCACGCTATTCCTGCGGGCCATGGCCGCCATTCCCGATGGCCTGGGCAAGCCGCTTATTAAGGAAGGCACCGACGAGGAACTGCTGTCGCTCTTTGCCGACGTGGATACCAACGGCGAGCATCTCTACATTCAGGGCAGCATCGAGCAGGAACCGCACTGGGATGAGGAGAAGCCCATCCCCGAGCAGGCGCTCATCGAGTTCTACAAGCGTATGCGCCCCGGCGACCCGCCGACCCTCGACAACGCCTCGCAATATTTGCAGGAGCAGCTCTACGATAGCCGCCGCTACGATCTGGCGGCCGTCGGCCGCTACAAGCTGAACAAGCGGCTCAATTTGCAGAACGACGTGCCCCTGACGCACCGGACGATCACCCAGCAGGACATCGTCAATTTCGTGCGCCATATGATCCTGATCAACAACGGTCTGGAAGGGCCGGACGACATCGACCATCTGGGCAATCGCCGGGTGAAGACAGTCGGCGAGTTGATCCAGGCCAAGCTGCGCGTCGGTCTGCGCCGTATGGAGCGCGTCGTCCGCGAGCGTATGTCGATTCGCGAGAACGACAACGTGACCCCGGTGGCGTTGATCAACATTCGCCCGGTCGTGGCCGCCATCCGCGAATTCTTCGGCAGCTCGCAGTTGAGCCAGTTCATGGAACAGGCCAACCCGCTGGCCGAACTGACCCACAAGCGCACCCTCTCGGCGCTCGGCCCCGGCGGTCTGCGCCGCGAGCGCGCCGGCTTCGAGGTGCGCGACGTTCACCACAGCCACTACGGCCGCATTTGCCCCATCGAGACGCCGGAAGGCCCCAACATCGGTCTCATCGGCCGTCTGGCGACCTATGGCCGGGTGAACAAGTACGGCTTCATCGAGACGCCCTACCGCCGGGTGATGAACAAGCTGCCCGTCGGCGAGAGCCTGATCAACCACGACGTCTTCGCCAATGTGACCGACCCGGCCACGGGCGAGATCATCGTCCCCCAGGGCGAAACGGTCACGGCCGAGTTGGTCAAGGGCCTGGCGGCGGCGAACATTACCGAAGTGCAGGTGAAGCCGTTCCTGACCGACGAAGTGATCTACATGTCGGCCGACGAGGAAGACCACTACACCATCGCCCAGGCCAACGCCAAAATCGACGAGCGCGGCCAGTTCGCCGCCGCCCGCGTTTCCTCGCGGCGCAACCAGCAGTTCCGCTTCACCTCGGTGCAGCGGGTTGACTTCATGGACGTGGCCCCGCGCCAGATCGTCGGCGTGTCGGCGGCGCTCATCCCGTTCCTGGAGCACGACGACGCCAACCGCGCCCTCATGGGTTCCAACATGCAGCGCCAGGCCGTGCCCTTGCTCCAGCCGGACGTGCCCATCGTCAGCACCGGCATGGAACTGCAAGCGGCCCTGAACTCCGGCCAGGTGGTCTTGGCCGACCAGCCGGGCGAGGTCGTCAGCGTCTCCGGCGATAAAATCGTCGTCATTGGCGAGAACGGCCCGCGCGTCTATGGCCTGCGTAAATACAACCGCTCCAACCAGAGCACCTGCATCGACCAGCATCCGGTCGTCTATCGCGGCCAGCGGGTGCAGGTCGGCGACATTCTGGCCGATAGCTCCTCGACCCACAACGGTGAACTGGCCCTGGGCCAGGACGTGGTTGTGGCCTTCCTATCCTGGGAGGGCGGTAACTTTGAGGACGCCATCCTCGTCAGCGAGGCGATGGTGCGTAAGGATCGCTTCACGTCGATCCACATCGAGAAGCATGAGGTCGAAGCCCGCGATACCAAGCTGGGGCCGGAAGAAATCACCTACGACATTCCCAACGTCAGCGAGGACGCCCTGAAAGACCTCGACGAGCGGGGCATCATCCGCGTCGGCGCCGACGTGAACGAGAACGACATCCTGGTCGGCAAGATTACGCCCAAGGGCGAGAAAGAACTCAGCCCGGAAGAGAAGCTCCTGCGGGCCATCTTCGGCGACAAGGCGCGCGAGGTCAAGGACTCCAGTCTGCGGCTGCCCAACGGCGCGCGCGGCAAGGTGGTGGATGTGCAGGTCTTCGACCGGCAGCACGACCGCGACCTGCCGGCCGGCGTCGAAACGATGGTGCGCGTCAGCGTGGCCCAGCGCCGCAAGATCTCCGAGGGCGACAAGATGGCCGGCCGCCACGGCAACAAGGGTGTCATCTCCAAGATCGTGCCGATCGAGGATATGCCCTACCTGGATGACGGCCGCTCCATCGATATTATCCTCAGCCCCCTGGGTGTGCCCGGCCGCATGAATATCGGCCAGGTGCTGGAAACCCATCTGGGTTGGGCGGCCCATCGGCTGGGCTTCCGGGCCATCACGCCGGTGTTTGACGGCGCGACCGAACTGGAAATCGCCGCCGAGCTGGGCCGCGCCTGGCTCATCGACCACGCCTGGGACATCGCCAGCGAGTGGTCGTGGGATTGGCTGGCCGAGATCAAGTATGACACGTCCACGCTGGTCGATCAGGATCACGCGCGGCGCATGTTTATCGTCGCCTGGCTGAGCGATCTCGGCTACGACCCGATGCAACTGGAGACCGACGAAGCCTATGCCCGCCGGGCGGCGGCGCGCGAATGGCTGCGCGGCCGGGAATGGAACCCGGACCACATCTTCCCCGACGACCCGCAGGACGTGATCAAGGCGCGTTGGCAGGGGTACGACACCGTCGCCATCGAGGCCTGTGTGCGCGAGTGGTATGCCGCCGTGCTGGAGAAGCAGGGCGACCTGCTGCCGGACATGGTGAAAGTCGATCCGGCGACGGCCGAACTGGACCAACTGATCGCGTTGTCGAACGAGATCGCCGTCCACACCCACATCCCGTTGCCGACGATGGGCAAGGAGCGGCTGTTCGACGGCAAGTCCGGGCGGCCCTTCGACCAGCCGGTGACGGTCGGCGTGCTGCACATGATGAAGTTGGCCCATCTGGTGGAAGACAAGGCCCACGCGCGCTCTACCGGCCCCTACTCGCTGGTGACGCAGCAGCCGTTGGGCGGCAAGGCCCAGTTTGGCGGCCAGCGCTTCGGCGAGATGGAAGTGTGGGCGCTGGAAGCCTATGGCGCGGCGCATACCTTGCAGGAAATGCTGACCGTCAAGTCCGACGATACGCAGGGCCGCGTGAAGACCTACGAGGCCATCGTCAAGAACGAGCCGATTGAGGAGCCGGGCGTGCCCGCTTCGTTCCGCGTGCTCGTGAAGGAGCTGCAAAGCCTGGGTCTGGCCGTCGAGGCCGTGACCGAGGGCGGCGAAGTGGTGCGCTTCGGCAAGGAAGATGACAAGCGCACCAGCCGGAAGTGGGCGCAGGATGACTTCATGTCCATGGCGCGCTCGAATCGCTAG
- the rpsL gene encoding 30S ribosomal protein S12: MPTINQLVRKGRSNKSKKSKSPALQYTLNSFKQRRTRQPMGAPQKRGVCTQVKTMSPKKPNSALRKVARVRLSNGIEVTAYIPGEGHTLQDHSVVLVRGGRVKDLPGVRYHIVRGTLDAGGVVNRKKGRSKYGTKVAKNKKK, translated from the coding sequence GTGCCTACAATTAATCAACTTGTCCGCAAAGGACGTAGTAATAAGTCGAAGAAGAGCAAGTCTCCGGCATTGCAATATACCTTGAATTCCTTCAAGCAGCGGCGGACTCGTCAGCCGATGGGCGCGCCCCAGAAACGTGGGGTATGCACCCAGGTCAAGACGATGAGTCCGAAGAAGCCGAATTCGGCGTTGCGCAAGGTGGCCCGTGTTCGTCTGTCGAACGGCATTGAAGTGACGGCCTACATCCCCGGTGAGGGGCATACGTTGCAAGACCACTCGGTGGTATTGGTGCGCGGCGGTCGGGTGAAGGACCTGCCCGGTGTGCGCTATCACATCGTCCGCGGCACACTGGATGCCGGCGGCGTGGTCAATCGCAAGAAGGGTCGTTCCAAGTACGGCACCAAGGTAGCCAAGAACAAGAAGAAGTAG
- the rpsG gene encoding 30S ribosomal protein S7, producing the protein MSRRYRPEKREIAHDLRYDNLHVAMFVNRLMYDGKKSTAQTLLYDSFDMIEERVGRQGVEVFEQALNNVMPQIEVRPRRVGGATYQVPVPVEPYRQTSLAMRWLLSAARNRGGQTMSEKLANEFLDAANNQGAAVKKRDDAHRMAEANRAFSHFRA; encoded by the coding sequence ATGTCCAGACGATACCGTCCTGAAAAACGAGAGATCGCGCACGATCTGCGTTACGACAACCTGCATGTGGCGATGTTCGTCAATCGCCTGATGTACGACGGCAAGAAGAGCACGGCCCAAACCCTGCTCTACGACAGCTTCGATATGATCGAAGAGCGCGTCGGCCGGCAGGGGGTTGAGGTATTCGAGCAAGCGCTGAATAACGTGATGCCGCAGATCGAAGTACGGCCGCGGCGCGTCGGCGGGGCCACCTATCAGGTGCCCGTGCCCGTCGAGCCGTACCGCCAGACATCGCTGGCCATGCGCTGGCTCCTGTCGGCGGCCCGCAATCGCGGCGGCCAGACCATGTCGGAGAAACTCGCCAACGAGTTCCTCGACGCCGCTAACAACCAGGGCGCGGCCGTTAAGAAACGCGACGATGCGCACCGCATGGCCGAGGCCAACCGCGCTTTCTCGCATTTCCGCGCCTAA